One Halobaculum marinum genomic window carries:
- a CDS encoding cation:proton antiporter: protein MTTAGVEDQLFVLLYLFSIAAVVGVLSTRYARIQYTTGLLIAGLLVSLVGSPVAVEFSSDVILLAILPALIFNDAVTIDVEALRSNLGPILALAVGGLLLSVAIVAIAGQVLFGFTLAVAVLFGAIVMPTDPVSVLATFDDLGVPERLKILVEGESLLNDGVSIVVYSTVLAVFIEAEARSMAVADLVTPGALLADIAVGIVVAVAGGAAVGGVVGYLAYELIARVDDDLTAVVITLIVAYGVYLLLDVAGSSGVIGTLTAGLFMAARPSRGAISRSTQFSVGVVWGYAAFIGNTILFVAIGVLIPIDLLLRYAPEILVAVVVVFLARAVVVYPLVAVVNRRLVTPIPRRYQHVLTWSGIHASVSIALVLGVAESITNPTTELLSALVFGVAAVSLLVNGPTMGRVVSAVGIQSQRPAQKLYQTLVGRLHGVDAALESAQRGFEADDIPESVFEEVIEAYRDERDDLEAAIETLLRTHPDVRDHEERLARRRVLRAEYQAINEATQRGDVDGDVAEELLENVEARIDAVETDSWSVGDPMQSDDHSSWRTRVEAFGLDVVSTDSRTAMSQSSVDSDSDREQTR from the coding sequence ATGACTACCGCGGGCGTCGAAGATCAGCTCTTCGTCCTCCTGTACCTGTTCTCGATAGCCGCCGTCGTCGGCGTCCTGTCGACCCGCTACGCACGGATACAGTACACTACCGGGCTCCTGATCGCGGGGCTGTTGGTGTCGCTCGTCGGCTCACCAGTTGCGGTCGAGTTCTCCTCGGACGTGATCTTGCTCGCTATCTTGCCCGCGCTGATCTTCAACGACGCGGTGACCATCGACGTGGAGGCGTTGCGGTCGAACCTCGGACCGATCCTCGCGCTCGCAGTCGGAGGGTTGCTGCTGTCGGTCGCCATCGTGGCGATAGCGGGGCAAGTCCTGTTCGGCTTCACGCTCGCGGTCGCCGTCCTGTTCGGCGCCATCGTGATGCCGACCGACCCCGTCTCCGTGCTGGCGACGTTCGACGACCTCGGCGTGCCAGAACGACTGAAGATCCTCGTCGAGGGGGAGAGCCTCCTGAACGACGGCGTGTCTATCGTCGTCTACTCGACCGTCCTCGCGGTGTTCATCGAAGCGGAAGCCCGTTCGATGGCGGTCGCCGATCTCGTGACGCCCGGCGCGCTCCTCGCGGACATCGCCGTCGGCATCGTCGTCGCCGTGGCCGGTGGTGCGGCAGTCGGCGGGGTAGTCGGCTACCTGGCGTACGAACTCATCGCACGCGTCGACGACGACCTCACCGCGGTCGTGATCACGCTCATCGTCGCCTACGGCGTCTACCTCCTCCTCGACGTAGCCGGGAGCAGCGGCGTGATTGGGACGCTCACAGCCGGCCTGTTCATGGCCGCTCGGCCGAGCAGGGGAGCGATCTCACGCTCGACCCAGTTTTCCGTGGGGGTCGTGTGGGGATACGCGGCCTTCATCGGGAACACCATCCTCTTCGTCGCTATCGGCGTCCTCATCCCGATCGACCTCCTCCTCCGATACGCTCCCGAGATCCTCGTCGCGGTCGTGGTCGTCTTTCTCGCACGCGCTGTCGTCGTCTACCCGCTGGTCGCGGTGGTCAACCGACGGCTGGTCACGCCGATCCCGCGACGGTACCAACACGTCCTGACGTGGAGCGGCATCCACGCGTCCGTCTCGATCGCGCTCGTGTTGGGGGTAGCCGAGTCAATCACCAACCCGACAACCGAACTCCTGTCGGCGCTCGTCTTCGGCGTCGCCGCGGTCTCGCTGCTCGTCAACGGGCCAACGATGGGGAGGGTCGTCAGCGCCGTGGGCATCCAGAGCCAGCGACCCGCACAGAAGCTGTACCAGACGCTCGTCGGCAGACTCCACGGAGTCGACGCCGCGCTCGAATCAGCCCAGCGGGGCTTCGAGGCGGACGACATCCCAGAGAGCGTCTTCGAGGAGGTGATCGAAGCCTACCGAGATGAGCGCGACGACCTCGAGGCGGCTATCGAGACGTTGTTGCGCACGCACCCGGACGTTCGAGACCACGAGGAGCGTCTGGCCCGGCGTCGCGTCCTCCGGGCAGAGTACCAGGCGATCAACGAGGCGACGCAGCGTGGCGATGTCGACGGTGACGTGGCCGAGGAACTCCTCGAAAACGTCGAGGCACGGATCGACGCAGTTGAGACCGATTCGTGGTCGGTGGGCGACCCGATGCAGAGTGACGATCACTCGTCGTGGCGAACACGGGTTGAGGCGTTCGGACTCGACGTCG